The following proteins come from a genomic window of Terribacillus aidingensis:
- the dtd gene encoding D-aminoacyl-tRNA deacylase: MKVVAQLAKEASVTVREEVIGKIGKGFMLLVGITHEDTEADLDYIVNKLIHLRVFEDADGKMNESLLQIGGEVLSISQFTLYADTRKGRRPSFTDAAKPDIAIKLYEQFNQKLIEAGIHVETGEFGAHMDVQLINEGPITIILDSADRPNKEA; the protein is encoded by the coding sequence ATGAAAGTAGTAGCACAGCTTGCAAAAGAAGCCAGCGTCACTGTACGTGAAGAGGTTATCGGAAAAATTGGCAAAGGCTTCATGCTGCTTGTAGGCATCACACATGAGGATACGGAGGCGGATCTTGATTATATCGTGAACAAGCTGATTCACCTTCGCGTCTTCGAAGATGCTGACGGTAAGATGAATGAGTCGCTCCTTCAAATCGGCGGGGAAGTTCTATCTATTTCCCAATTCACATTGTATGCTGATACACGGAAGGGACGCCGGCCCAGCTTCACTGACGCAGCAAAGCCGGATATTGCCATTAAGCTTTATGAACAATTTAATCAAAAGCTTATCGAAGCAGGCATTCACGTGGAAACTGGGGAATTCGGTGCGCATATGGACGTACAGCTCATTAATGAAGGCCCGATTACCATTATCTTGGACAGTGCAGATCGACCGAACAAGGAAGCATAA
- a CDS encoding bifunctional (p)ppGpp synthetase/guanosine-3',5'-bis(diphosphate) 3'-pyrophosphohydrolase, with amino-acid sequence MPKEKVLTAEEVIQEAARYLSDEHIDFIRKAYEFAEKAHEGQFRRSGEAYIIHPVQVAGILVHLELDAETIAGGFLHDVVEDTPVTVEELEAAFNAEVAMLVDGVSKLGKIKYKSKQAQQAENHRKMFVAMAKDIRVILIKLADRLHNMRTLKHLSPEKQRRISNETLEIFAPLAHRLGISTIKWELEDTALRYMNPQQYYRIVHLMKQKRDERESYIGDVMDQIRSQLSDINIDADIFGRPKHLYSIYRKMEYQHKQFNEIYDLLAVRVIVKSIKDCYAVLGVIHTCWKPMPGRFKDYIAMPKLNLYQSLHTTVIGPKGDPLEVQIRTEEMHEIAEYGIAAHWAYKEGKQLNTSTQKKSFEEKLTWFREILDFQNESENAEEFMESLKLDLFSDMVYVFTPKGDVIELPSGSVPIDFAYRVHTEVGNHTVGAKINGKMEPLEYKLKNGDIVEMMTSKHSYGPSQDWVKLAQTTHARNKIKQFFKKQRREENVAKGKELVEEEVKQSGFDMKLVFTPDNLRKVVEKFNFTSEEDMYAAVGYQGITAAQITTRLTESLRRQYEKEEVMEKTIETAKMASASKSAASSRKRDSGVRVEGVDNMLVRLSKCCNPVPGDEIIGYITKGRGVSVHRSDCPNMQTEDAQTRKLHVDWENNATISKQYHVDLEITAFDRHGLMNEVLQAVNETRTQITAVDGKSDRNKLATIHLTILIHNIGHLRKIVERIKQIKDIYTVTRMLQ; translated from the coding sequence ATGCCAAAGGAAAAAGTTCTCACGGCCGAAGAGGTCATACAAGAAGCAGCACGATATCTGTCGGACGAGCATATCGATTTTATCCGGAAAGCGTATGAGTTCGCCGAAAAAGCGCATGAAGGACAATTCCGCCGTTCCGGTGAAGCTTATATCATTCATCCTGTTCAAGTGGCCGGAATTCTTGTTCATCTGGAACTCGATGCCGAAACGATTGCAGGCGGCTTCCTGCACGATGTAGTAGAGGATACACCTGTAACGGTCGAAGAGTTGGAAGCAGCTTTTAATGCCGAAGTAGCAATGCTCGTAGATGGCGTTTCCAAGCTTGGAAAAATTAAATACAAATCAAAACAGGCACAGCAAGCTGAAAATCACCGGAAGATGTTCGTTGCAATGGCAAAGGATATTCGGGTCATTCTGATTAAGCTTGCTGACCGTTTGCATAATATGCGTACACTGAAGCATCTGTCACCTGAAAAGCAGCGCCGGATTTCTAATGAGACACTTGAAATCTTTGCACCGCTTGCACACAGACTCGGAATCAGTACGATCAAGTGGGAACTCGAGGATACCGCACTTCGCTATATGAATCCTCAGCAGTATTATCGAATCGTCCACCTTATGAAGCAAAAGCGCGATGAACGGGAAAGCTACATCGGTGACGTGATGGATCAGATCCGCAGTCAGCTTAGTGATATAAACATCGATGCTGATATATTCGGACGGCCGAAACACTTGTACAGTATTTATCGGAAGATGGAGTATCAGCATAAGCAGTTCAATGAAATCTATGACCTGCTTGCGGTTCGAGTCATTGTGAAAAGCATCAAAGACTGTTATGCCGTTCTTGGCGTAATTCATACATGCTGGAAACCGATGCCGGGCAGATTCAAGGATTATATTGCGATGCCAAAGCTTAACCTTTACCAATCTTTGCATACGACTGTCATCGGGCCAAAGGGCGATCCGCTCGAGGTACAGATCCGTACGGAAGAAATGCATGAGATAGCAGAATACGGTATCGCAGCCCATTGGGCGTATAAAGAAGGCAAACAGCTAAACACGAGCACGCAGAAGAAATCATTTGAAGAAAAGCTGACATGGTTCCGTGAGATTCTTGATTTCCAGAATGAATCCGAAAATGCGGAGGAGTTCATGGAATCACTTAAACTCGACCTTTTTAGTGACATGGTTTATGTGTTCACACCAAAAGGTGATGTTATCGAACTTCCTTCAGGTTCCGTTCCGATTGATTTCGCTTATCGAGTTCATACAGAAGTAGGCAATCATACAGTTGGCGCCAAGATCAACGGTAAGATGGAGCCGCTTGAGTATAAACTGAAAAATGGCGATATTGTGGAGATGATGACTTCCAAGCACTCTTACGGGCCTTCTCAGGACTGGGTCAAGCTTGCCCAGACAACTCATGCACGTAATAAAATAAAACAGTTCTTCAAGAAGCAGCGCCGCGAAGAGAATGTAGCTAAAGGCAAGGAGCTAGTGGAAGAAGAAGTAAAACAGTCTGGCTTCGATATGAAGCTTGTATTTACACCGGATAACCTTCGCAAGGTAGTCGAGAAATTCAACTTCACGTCCGAGGAAGATATGTATGCAGCTGTCGGTTATCAAGGTATCACAGCAGCGCAGATTACGACTAGACTAACTGAGAGCCTGCGCCGTCAGTACGAAAAAGAAGAAGTGATGGAGAAGACGATTGAAACAGCGAAGATGGCAAGTGCGTCCAAATCCGCTGCCTCAAGCCGCAAGCGGGATTCCGGGGTGCGTGTAGAGGGTGTGGATAATATGCTTGTCCGTCTTTCCAAATGCTGCAACCCTGTACCAGGTGACGAAATTATCGGCTATATAACGAAGGGAAGGGGAGTCTCTGTCCATCGTTCCGACTGTCCGAATATGCAGACAGAAGATGCACAAACGCGTAAGCTACATGTCGACTGGGAAAACAATGCTACCATTTCCAAGCAATATCATGTGGACCTGGAGATAACCGCCTTTGATAGACATGGATTGATGAATGAAGTACTGCAAGCTGTCAATGAGACCCGCACACAAATTACTGCTGTCGATGGCAAGTCCGACCGGAATAAGCTGGCAACAATCCATCTGACAATTTTGATTCATAATATCGGTCATCTACGGAAAATCGTAGAGCGGATCAAACAAATTAAAGATATTTATACAGTTACGAGAATGCTGCAATAG
- a CDS encoding adenine phosphoribosyltransferase — MDYKKYITVVEDWPKPGIRFKDITTLMDNGPAYKSAVNEIVEFAKDKNVDLIVGPEARGFIVGCPVSYALDIGFAPVRKEGKLPREVIKVAYGLEYGENVLTIHKDAIKPGQRVLITDDLLATGGTIEATIKLVEELGGIVVGCAFFVELSYLDGRDKLDGYEVLTLTSYE, encoded by the coding sequence ATGGATTATAAAAAATATATTACAGTCGTAGAGGACTGGCCGAAACCAGGTATCCGATTCAAGGATATCACTACTTTGATGGATAATGGTCCGGCTTATAAATCAGCGGTAAATGAAATCGTGGAATTCGCTAAAGATAAAAATGTGGACTTGATCGTTGGTCCAGAAGCGCGCGGCTTCATCGTAGGCTGCCCGGTATCGTATGCGCTGGATATCGGCTTTGCCCCTGTCCGTAAGGAAGGCAAGCTTCCTCGTGAAGTTATCAAAGTCGCTTATGGACTTGAGTATGGTGAGAATGTACTTACAATCCATAAAGATGCTATCAAGCCAGGTCAGCGCGTCCTTATTACGGATGACTTGCTGGCAACTGGCGGTACAATCGAAGCAACAATCAAGCTTGTTGAGGAATTAGGCGGTATTGTTGTCGGTTGTGCGTTCTTCGTGGAATTGTCATATCTAGACGGCAGAGATAAGCTGGATGGCTATGAAGTACTTACATTGACTAGCTACGAATAA
- the recJ gene encoding single-stranded-DNA-specific exonuclease RecJ, which translates to MLESRMRWKDNSSRPSAHEPMGLGVSPLVEQLLIQRGITSVEAAKRFLHPSLEDLHSPELISDIDVAAERIRAAVEQGEKILVFGDYDADGVSSTVVLLEALRELGADCDYYIPNRFTEGYGPNEAAFRAAKENGYQLIVTVDTGIAAIHEAEVAKQIGIDLIITDHHEVQEAVPEAVAVVHPKCSPDYPFHELAGVGVAFKLAHYLLGYFPKQLLDLVVIGTIADLVPLVDENRVLAAEGLKAIASSTRPGIRALRDSCGLDGVVTEEDIGFKIGPRINAVGRLQDADLAVELLLAASYEEAAEMAEEIQSLNTERQNIVAKIAKEAEAMVREQSEEDSSHVIIVAKEGWNEGVLGIVASKLVRTFDRPAIVLAIHPEKGTAKGSARSIDAFDLFHHCMQVRDHFVAFGGHAQAAGMTLELEQLDKLRKALNQMAAESLSAEDFKQTLAIDLSVTVEDVSIDLIRDMAQLSPFGMQNPKPLVKLTSPMREVKLIGANKNHLKFVFAEESVQLDGVCFGQGDLYPFLTPADDLEVVGELSINEWNGRQKPQILIEDVAIRSWQLFDHRGSKQLKKAVHIKNEEETAVVRFRPNTDLSWLSDQIRVLDFETEGLANAAGNIRAVIFADLPRRMTDVTYVLQHIQPDLIYACYDVKENAYLQGFPDRDQFKVFYAILLKQKTMMYSQLVDYLKNSRGWSPERTKFISDVFFELEFVKLDEDQISINPNPSKRDLADSEVYQGLKEAIEVEKILYYSGYKELKAWLERVLERGEVIEEEAVNGL; encoded by the coding sequence ATGTTAGAAAGCAGAATGAGATGGAAGGATAATAGCAGCCGCCCTTCAGCTCACGAGCCTATGGGCTTGGGTGTTTCTCCGCTAGTAGAGCAGCTGCTCATACAGCGCGGAATCACGTCAGTTGAGGCTGCAAAACGGTTCCTTCATCCGTCTCTAGAGGACCTACACAGCCCGGAACTTATTTCTGATATAGATGTTGCAGCGGAACGGATCCGTGCTGCAGTGGAGCAGGGTGAAAAAATTCTGGTTTTCGGAGATTATGATGCAGATGGTGTTTCATCCACTGTTGTTTTATTGGAAGCATTACGGGAGCTTGGAGCGGACTGTGATTATTATATTCCTAACCGCTTTACGGAAGGGTATGGTCCGAACGAAGCAGCTTTCCGCGCCGCAAAGGAAAATGGCTATCAGTTGATTGTGACAGTGGATACAGGTATTGCTGCGATCCACGAAGCAGAAGTAGCGAAACAAATTGGAATCGATCTTATCATCACTGATCACCATGAAGTGCAGGAAGCTGTCCCGGAAGCTGTCGCAGTGGTACATCCGAAATGTTCGCCGGATTATCCTTTCCATGAGCTTGCAGGAGTAGGTGTCGCTTTTAAGCTGGCTCATTATTTACTCGGCTATTTCCCAAAACAGCTGCTTGACCTTGTTGTGATCGGAACAATAGCTGATTTGGTGCCGCTTGTTGATGAGAACAGGGTGCTGGCTGCCGAGGGGCTAAAGGCAATTGCGTCGTCGACAAGACCTGGAATCCGTGCTCTGAGAGATAGCTGCGGACTAGACGGCGTTGTAACAGAAGAAGATATCGGCTTCAAAATCGGGCCGCGTATCAATGCAGTTGGACGGTTGCAGGATGCTGACCTCGCTGTCGAATTGCTGTTGGCAGCTTCGTACGAGGAAGCCGCTGAAATGGCAGAGGAAATCCAATCTCTCAACACAGAGCGACAAAATATCGTTGCCAAAATAGCAAAAGAAGCGGAAGCAATGGTCAGAGAACAGTCAGAGGAAGACAGCAGCCATGTCATCATCGTTGCAAAGGAAGGCTGGAACGAAGGTGTACTTGGGATTGTGGCCTCGAAACTGGTCAGAACCTTCGACCGGCCGGCGATTGTGCTGGCGATTCATCCGGAAAAAGGTACGGCGAAAGGTTCTGCCCGCAGTATTGATGCTTTTGATTTGTTCCACCACTGTATGCAGGTTCGGGATCACTTCGTCGCTTTCGGGGGACATGCCCAAGCGGCCGGGATGACATTAGAGCTGGAACAATTGGATAAACTGCGAAAAGCTTTGAATCAAATGGCAGCAGAATCGCTTTCAGCGGAAGATTTCAAACAAACGCTTGCGATCGACTTGTCGGTTACAGTTGAAGATGTTTCAATCGATTTGATCCGGGACATGGCTCAGCTCTCTCCTTTTGGAATGCAAAATCCAAAGCCGCTTGTGAAGCTTACTTCACCAATGCGGGAAGTAAAGCTCATCGGAGCAAATAAAAACCATCTCAAGTTCGTATTTGCAGAGGAAAGCGTACAGTTAGACGGTGTATGCTTTGGTCAGGGAGATCTTTACCCATTCCTCACTCCGGCAGATGATCTGGAAGTTGTCGGAGAATTGTCTATCAATGAATGGAATGGCAGACAAAAACCGCAAATCTTGATTGAAGATGTCGCAATTCGCTCTTGGCAGCTATTTGATCATAGAGGCAGCAAGCAGCTGAAGAAGGCTGTTCATATTAAAAACGAAGAAGAGACAGCTGTCGTGCGATTCCGGCCGAATACGGATTTAAGCTGGCTGTCTGATCAGATTCGTGTTTTGGATTTTGAAACAGAAGGTCTTGCAAATGCGGCAGGCAATATCAGGGCTGTCATATTCGCTGATCTGCCTCGACGTATGACGGATGTCACGTATGTCTTGCAGCATATACAGCCAGATTTGATTTATGCGTGCTATGATGTGAAAGAGAATGCCTACTTACAAGGTTTTCCAGATCGTGATCAATTCAAAGTATTCTATGCGATTCTGCTAAAGCAGAAGACTATGATGTACAGCCAGCTAGTGGATTATCTGAAAAACAGCCGAGGCTGGAGTCCTGAAAGGACCAAGTTTATTTCCGACGTGTTTTTTGAGCTGGAATTTGTTAAACTAGATGAGGATCAAATTTCAATCAACCCAAATCCTTCCAAACGTGATCTGGCTGACTCTGAGGTCTACCAGGGATTGAAGGAAGCGATAGAAGTCGAGAAGATCTTATATTATTCCGGCTATAAAGAATTGAAAGCGTGGCTGGAACGCGTACTTGAACGCGGGGAAGTTATCGAGGAGGAAGCAGTAAATGGATTATAA
- a CDS encoding lipopolysaccharide assembly LapA domain-containing protein, whose amino-acid sequence MKAQWYIILAVIFAVLIAVFAVINVDSVQVDYLFGTGSAPLILIILFSVLMGVLITASVGGLRMFKLNREVRALRKDNDKKAAEITELQEKRAEQGHEEFERPTTNISDPTTNTYPTSERIRDEYRQ is encoded by the coding sequence ATGAAGGCACAATGGTATATCATTCTAGCAGTCATCTTTGCAGTACTTATTGCAGTATTCGCAGTTATCAACGTAGACAGCGTGCAGGTGGACTATCTATTCGGTACAGGCTCTGCTCCGCTAATCCTGATCATTCTGTTCTCCGTTTTGATGGGCGTCTTAATTACAGCATCTGTAGGAGGGTTGCGTATGTTCAAATTAAATAGGGAAGTACGCGCTTTACGTAAGGATAATGATAAAAAAGCAGCTGAAATAACAGAACTTCAAGAAAAACGTGCGGAACAAGGACATGAAGAATTCGAAAGACCAACGACAAATATTTCCGATCCGACAACAAATACCTACCCAACATCCGAACGAATTAGAGATGAATACAGACAATAA
- the secDF gene encoding protein translocase subunit SecDF, with translation MVKRGRIVAFFLIVLLLLGAMGTTIKGIANDLNLGLDLQGGFEVLYEVSPLEEGDEVNTATLNATAQALTERVDSLGVSETSIDIEQPNRIRVQLAGVKDQEQAREMLSTTANLSFRDTADKEYLNGTDIEAGSAKQAFDPQTNQPLVTVDMKDASKFGEVTSELSQRAFPDNRLVIWLDYEDGDSYEEEAQKPENEQKFISAPAVSQTINSKSVQIEGNFTVESAQELADLLNAGSLPVKMEEVYSNSVGAQFGQEALDQTMLAGYIAFALILLFMIVYYRLPGLIASITLAIFAYLNILVFDLLGVVLTLPGIAALILGVGMAVDANIITYERIKDELKTGKSLKAAYKAGNKNSLATITDANLTTMIAGIVLFIFGTSSIKGFATTLIISILLSFITAVYGSRALLSLLVKSRAFDKKPGWFGVSKRNIRKLNDKEEREVTFYGLKLNLVKHRKAYFAFSIALTIAGIICLSVFKLNLGIDFTSGSRVEFDSNQALTTEQVEQKMDDFGFESRETQLSADGKHASVRLEDTLTKNEENELKSSIQDEYGDAPSISTVSPIIGKELAENGLYAVIFASIGIILYATIRFEFKFAVTAILALLHDAFFILAIFSITRLEFDITIIAAILTIIGYSINDTIVTFDRIKENIRIKRKVKTFDELAKIVNDSLLQTLVRSVNTVLTVIVAAIILWLFGAASIANFSIALIIGLAAGTYSSLFIASQLWLVWRGRNIEKNPIIHEEKKKVEGPQV, from the coding sequence ATGGTGAAAAGAGGCAGAATTGTTGCCTTCTTCTTGATCGTCCTATTGCTTTTGGGTGCGATGGGAACGACGATTAAAGGAATCGCAAACGATTTAAACTTAGGACTCGATCTGCAGGGCGGTTTCGAAGTGCTATATGAAGTAAGTCCGCTGGAAGAAGGGGACGAGGTAAATACGGCAACGCTGAATGCCACAGCACAGGCATTAACGGAGCGTGTCGATTCCCTAGGTGTCAGTGAGACAAGCATTGATATCGAGCAGCCAAACAGGATTCGAGTCCAGCTTGCTGGTGTGAAGGATCAGGAACAGGCTCGTGAGATGCTGTCGACTACTGCTAATCTATCATTCCGTGACACAGCAGATAAAGAATATCTGAATGGTACGGATATTGAGGCGGGCAGTGCGAAGCAGGCGTTTGATCCACAAACGAATCAGCCGCTTGTTACGGTCGATATGAAAGACGCTTCCAAATTCGGCGAAGTGACAAGTGAGCTTTCTCAGCGTGCATTCCCGGACAACCGTCTGGTCATCTGGCTGGATTATGAAGATGGCGACTCTTATGAAGAGGAAGCACAAAAGCCTGAGAATGAACAAAAGTTCATTTCTGCTCCTGCAGTTTCTCAGACTATCAACAGTAAATCAGTTCAGATTGAAGGTAACTTCACAGTAGAAAGTGCACAAGAGCTTGCAGACCTGCTGAATGCTGGGTCACTTCCAGTGAAGATGGAGGAAGTGTACTCAAACTCAGTTGGTGCTCAATTCGGACAGGAAGCACTTGATCAGACTATGCTTGCAGGGTATATTGCCTTCGCGCTTATTCTGTTGTTCATGATTGTGTACTACAGACTTCCTGGTTTAATTGCTTCCATTACTTTGGCAATTTTTGCTTATTTGAACATACTTGTGTTTGATTTACTTGGTGTAGTGCTGACGCTGCCAGGAATTGCAGCATTAATCCTAGGTGTGGGGATGGCTGTTGATGCCAATATCATCACTTACGAACGGATAAAAGATGAACTGAAAACCGGTAAGTCTCTAAAAGCCGCCTACAAAGCGGGTAACAAAAACTCATTGGCTACAATTACAGATGCCAACTTGACTACAATGATTGCAGGTATCGTGCTGTTCATATTCGGTACGAGCTCCATCAAAGGGTTCGCAACGACACTAATCATCAGTATTCTATTGAGCTTCATTACAGCTGTGTATGGGTCACGGGCATTGCTCAGCTTGTTGGTGAAAAGCCGTGCGTTTGACAAGAAACCAGGCTGGTTCGGAGTTTCGAAAAGAAATATTCGCAAACTCAATGATAAAGAGGAACGTGAAGTCACATTCTATGGTTTGAAGCTGAATCTAGTGAAGCATAGAAAAGCTTATTTTGCTTTCTCTATCGCGCTGACGATTGCCGGGATCATCTGCTTGAGTGTATTCAAGCTGAATCTTGGTATCGACTTCACGAGCGGATCTCGTGTGGAATTCGATTCAAATCAGGCTCTTACGACAGAACAAGTAGAGCAGAAGATGGATGACTTCGGCTTCGAGTCGAGGGAAACGCAGCTGTCGGCTGATGGCAAACATGCCTCCGTCCGACTAGAGGATACGCTCACAAAAAACGAGGAAAATGAGTTGAAGAGCAGTATTCAAGATGAATATGGAGATGCACCGAGTATCAGTACAGTATCGCCTATAATCGGAAAAGAACTAGCGGAAAATGGATTATACGCTGTCATCTTTGCTTCCATAGGTATCATCCTGTATGCGACGATCCGATTTGAATTTAAGTTTGCTGTAACAGCCATCTTGGCCTTGCTGCATGACGCCTTCTTCATTTTGGCGATATTCAGTATCACCAGACTGGAATTCGACATTACGATCATAGCAGCAATTCTGACTATCATCGGTTATTCGATCAACGATACGATAGTGACCTTTGACCGGATCAAAGAGAATATCCGTATCAAACGGAAAGTCAAAACGTTCGATGAGCTGGCCAAAATCGTAAATGACAGCTTGCTGCAGACACTTGTGCGAAGTGTGAACACTGTTTTGACTGTAATAGTTGCAGCGATTATTCTGTGGCTCTTCGGTGCTGCGTCGATTGCTAACTTCTCTATTGCGCTTATAATTGGGCTGGCAGCGGGGACATATTCTTCCCTATTCATTGCTTCACAGCTATGGCTCGTTTGGCGCGGCAGAAATATTGAAAAAAATCCAATCATCCATGAAGAGAAAAAGAAAGTGGAAGGACCGCAAGTCTGA
- a CDS encoding post-transcriptional regulator codes for MYETKTVNEWKSEVMPAVISKKEEFHLLGYDKASAADIWNCMEKKVWKKEKDKPKRLYEVVADIMQLNVSVYMGYLTMSVYGEDEDLMASIAAINGQS; via the coding sequence GTGTACGAAACAAAGACGGTGAACGAATGGAAGTCGGAAGTGATGCCTGCAGTGATTAGCAAGAAGGAAGAATTTCATTTGCTTGGCTACGATAAAGCCTCTGCTGCGGATATCTGGAACTGTATGGAAAAAAAGGTATGGAAAAAAGAGAAAGACAAACCAAAACGTCTATATGAAGTAGTGGCTGATATTATGCAGTTGAATGTATCGGTTTATATGGGTTATTTGACAATGTCAGTGTATGGAGAAGATGAGGATCTGATGGCATCCATTGCTGCTATCAATGGTCAATCCTGA
- the spoVB gene encoding stage V sporulation protein B codes for MTKQTFLKGALILIAASLITRFLGFVNRIVVARVMGGEGIGLYMMAMPTLFLATAITQFGLPTAISKRVAEADVRGDNEQIKKIVVVSLTVTLSISIAFVGLLYFAAPYLADKLLKDARVIYPMLAIGPVIPILAVASVLRGYFQGKQNMKPQSFSQVIEQIVRISCTVFLVKFFLPYGVEFAALGAMISVLIGEFISLLYMLYQFKRKKTVKIRSQFVTALKGGKQTLERLFSIALPATGSRLVASGTHFLEPILTAQSLALAGVGTAMATRQYGELTGYALPLLFLPTFITNSLATALLPSISEANEQNRHQFVHYRIHQAIRLSFASGAIATVILTVFAGPILHYMYGSESAERFILLMAPFYIMMYIQMPLSTALQALDAAKSAMWNTIIGAGVKIILLVSLASNAKFGIIGVAISMIVTVVLITLLHLISLARVAGFRLSVKEIGQMLGLLGITAFTAHLLKGIFTSSLYNLPTFLFLLLILTILYLLFMLSFGFITRAEVEQFLSRKKR; via the coding sequence GTGACAAAGCAGACTTTCCTAAAAGGGGCACTCATACTGATTGCCGCCAGCTTGATCACCCGCTTCCTAGGATTCGTGAACCGGATTGTCGTTGCACGTGTCATGGGGGGAGAAGGGATTGGTCTATACATGATGGCCATGCCTACGTTGTTCCTGGCAACTGCCATTACCCAGTTCGGTCTGCCTACTGCTATTTCTAAACGGGTAGCAGAAGCAGACGTGCGTGGAGACAACGAACAAATAAAAAAAATCGTTGTTGTTTCGCTAACCGTAACACTCAGTATCAGCATTGCATTTGTCGGTCTTCTTTACTTTGCAGCTCCATATCTTGCAGATAAGCTGCTGAAAGATGCGCGTGTCATCTACCCAATGCTGGCAATCGGACCAGTTATACCGATATTGGCTGTGGCATCAGTACTTCGGGGGTATTTTCAGGGGAAACAGAATATGAAGCCGCAGAGCTTTTCACAAGTGATCGAACAGATAGTCCGAATCAGCTGCACAGTCTTCCTCGTAAAGTTCTTTCTGCCTTATGGGGTTGAATTTGCAGCTTTAGGGGCAATGATTTCAGTTTTAATCGGCGAATTCATTTCTTTGCTCTACATGCTGTATCAATTCAAACGAAAAAAGACCGTAAAAATACGATCTCAATTCGTCACAGCTTTAAAGGGCGGCAAGCAGACTTTGGAGCGACTGTTCTCGATTGCCTTACCTGCCACTGGCAGCAGGCTTGTTGCCAGCGGAACCCACTTTCTAGAGCCGATACTTACAGCACAAAGCCTTGCTTTGGCTGGGGTCGGAACGGCAATGGCCACAAGGCAGTACGGAGAACTTACCGGTTACGCACTCCCCCTATTGTTTTTACCGACTTTCATTACGAATTCTCTTGCAACAGCTTTGCTTCCTTCTATCAGCGAGGCAAATGAACAAAATCGACATCAATTCGTACATTATCGGATTCACCAGGCAATTCGACTCAGCTTTGCTTCAGGTGCGATTGCAACGGTAATTCTGACAGTATTTGCAGGACCGATCCTCCATTATATGTATGGAAGTGAAAGTGCAGAGCGATTCATTCTTCTCATGGCACCTTTTTATATTATGATGTATATCCAAATGCCGCTCAGTACTGCACTGCAAGCACTCGATGCAGCTAAGTCTGCGATGTGGAATACAATCATCGGTGCAGGCGTCAAAATCATCTTGCTTGTCTCTTTGGCATCCAATGCCAAGTTCGGAATTATCGGGGTTGCTATCAGTATGATTGTCACAGTTGTTTTAATAACTCTATTGCATTTGATTTCACTAGCACGAGTTGCAGGTTTTAGGCTATCTGTGAAGGAAATCGGTCAAATGCTAGGTCTGCTGGGAATAACAGCTTTTACTGCACACTTGTTGAAAGGGATATTCACTAGTTCACTATATAACCTTCCAACATTTCTATTTTTACTTTTGATTCTAACCATCCTCTATTTATTGTTCATGCTCAGTTTCGGCTTTATAACGAGAGCGGAAGTAGAGCAGTTTCTGTCCAGAAAGAAACGTTGA
- a CDS encoding DUF421 domain-containing protein, giving the protein MLLDTLEWSIIGRTILSYIVIVIIFRLMGKREIGELSIIDLVVYLMLAEIAVFSIEDPSSHLLHFIVPMVILLVIQRGTALLSLKFPKMRDFMEGKPSVIISRGKIDEHEMRKQRYSFSDLQQQLREKGTKSVQDVDFAILETSGELSVFEKQDTDDGSSGFVQPLIIDGEIQQKALEYIGKTASWLRGEMKRHGHPDIGRISYCTLDQDHNWYIDRKDER; this is encoded by the coding sequence ATGTTGCTTGATACACTGGAATGGTCAATCATAGGCAGAACAATTCTTTCTTATATTGTCATTGTTATCATTTTCCGTCTTATGGGAAAACGAGAGATAGGCGAATTGAGCATCATTGATTTGGTCGTCTATTTGATGCTGGCGGAAATAGCCGTTTTCTCCATCGAAGACCCAAGCAGTCACTTGCTTCATTTTATCGTGCCGATGGTGATACTACTGGTTATACAGAGAGGGACAGCATTACTTTCTCTAAAGTTTCCTAAGATGCGTGATTTTATGGAAGGGAAGCCGTCAGTCATTATTTCCCGCGGCAAGATAGATGAGCATGAGATGCGCAAACAGCGTTACAGCTTTTCTGATCTTCAGCAGCAACTGAGAGAAAAAGGAACGAAAAGTGTACAAGATGTTGATTTTGCGATCCTGGAAACTTCCGGTGAATTATCTGTATTTGAAAAACAAGATACAGATGACGGCAGCAGCGGTTTCGTTCAGCCGCTGATCATCGACGGCGAGATTCAGCAAAAAGCATTGGAGTATATCGGTAAAACTGCTTCTTGGCTCCGCGGCGAGATGAAGCGTCATGGCCATCCTGATATTGGTCGTATATCGTATTGTACACTCGACCAAGATCATAACTGGTATATTGACCGAAAAGATGAACGCTGA